The genome window AATATTTCATTTATAATCTGCCCACTGGGTCTCAATCTTCACGTGACCCAGCTTCTCTGGACTAAACCTGCTTGGGTACACCGAGCACCAATCTTCCAAAAGTGTTCTAGTCATTCCTAATTCGTACCAATAATCTAGCCGTTCTTTGGAAATATGATACTTATCGATCAAAGATTTAACTTTTTTGGGATTATCTATTATTCCCTCTTGTCGTGAATCGATAAAATAAATCCCTTTTTTTAACAATTTTTGTTTTGGATCATAATTGTTTTTAAGGCAAATTGTGACAAAGTAATTTATCTCGTATGAATTATATATAGATAATCTTTTTTTAAAACTGTTATTAGAAATGCTCAATGAATCCATTACTGGGGGTAAATATTTAGTTTCATATCTTTCGGTAACAATAACTTCATCATCCTCGTGAATTGATGTTGTTCTCGTTCCCGAAATCCCCTTTATATTCCCCAAAGTTGACCTTCGACTAAAGATTTCCCCTGTAGCACCTCTGCTATCATAATAAATTTCGTCGTAAATATTTTGAAATTTTACACTTTTATAAATGATGTACAGAAGGGGGATTGCCACAATTATTGACAAAATAATGATTGCTTTCTTCCTCATTTATAATCTGCCCACTGAGTCTCAATCTTCACGTGACCCAGCTTCTCTGGGCTAAACCTGCTTGGGTACACCGAGCACCAATCTTTTAAAAGTGTTTTCTTCATCCCCAATTCGTACCAATAATCCAACTGTTCTTTGGAAATATGATATTTATCGATCAGAGATTTAACTTTTTTGTGATTATCTATTATTCCCTCTTGTCGTGAATCGATAAAATAAATTCCTTTTTTTAACAATTTTCGTTTGGCGTTATAATTGCTTTCAAGGCAAATTGTGACAAAATAATTTATCTCGTATGAATTATATATAAATAATTTTTTTCTAAAACCGTCATTAGAAATGCTCAATGAATCCATTACTGAGGGTAAATATTTAGTTTCATATCTTTCAGTAATCATCACTTGATCGTTACTGTAATTTGCCGTTGTTTTCGATCTTGAAATCCCTTTAATATTGCCCAAATGCGATCTGCGATCAAGAAGTTCACCTGTCGCTTCTTTGCTGTCATAATAAATCTCATCATAAATATTTTGAACTTT of Xylocopilactobacillus apicola contains these proteins:
- a CDS encoding TipC family immunity protein, whose protein sequence is MKKRTINIWSMVVTIILLFFSYKVVKVQNIYDEIYYDSKEATGELLDRRSHLGNIKGISRSKTTANYSNDQVMITERYETKYLPSVMDSLSISNDGFRKKLFIYNSYEINYFVTICLESNYNAKRKLLKKGIYFIDSRQEGIIDNHKKVKSLIDKYHISKEQLDYWYELGMKKTLLKDWCSVYPSRFSPEKLGHVKIETQWADYK
- a CDS encoding TipC family immunity protein, which produces MRKKAIIILSIIVAIPLLYIIYKSVKFQNIYDEIYYDSRGATGEIFSRRSTLGNIKGISGTRTTSIHEDDEVIVTERYETKYLPPVMDSLSISNNSFKKRLSIYNSYEINYFVTICLKNNYDPKQKLLKKGIYFIDSRQEGIIDNPKKVKSLIDKYHISKERLDYWYELGMTRTLLEDWCSVYPSRFSPEKLGHVKIETQWADYK